Below is a genomic region from Alphaproteobacteria bacterium.
AATGATAATTTAGGTACTATTTTAAATGGTGATGATGCTTATAATTTAGATAGTAAATTAGATGATAATAAACCTTATAGCGGTAATGTTCTCATTACCGCTTCAGATGAAAATTGTAATGAAAATGGTATGAATGGTTCTGCATATTGCTGTAGTGATAATTATGCTATGGTTAATGATGACTTTCAGATAAATAATGACAATATTAAAAATGCAAATTATCAAAGTGAAGCAACTAATTGCGCTTTCATATTCTATAAATTAAAATTATAATTTTACCAAAAAACGCCCAAAATGCTTACCCCCTAACATTAAATTAGCTTTGTTGCTAATTTCTGCTAGCGATATTTCAGTAATAAAATTTTCTAATTCGGCCCATAAATTAAATTTAGCAATCTCTAACCAAATTCTCACCCGCAAAGCATAAACACAATTAGCAGAACTAATGCCTCTTAAAGTAACCCCACGCAAAATAAAGGGATAAATTGAACTTTCTAGTAAATGGCCAGCCACATTACCACAAGCGCAAACCATGCCAGCATAATCTAATTGCTTGATTATGTTAGTTAAAGCAAGACCGCCTAAGTTATCAATTGCAGCTGCGTAATTACGCGTTAATAAAGGCTTAGAAACCTCAGATAATAAGGTTTGACTATCTAGCATATTAGCTGCTAAATAAGCTAAAGGATGATTAGCTATGTTTCTACTAGCTAAAGTTAATTTGGCTTTTTCTTTGCTTAATAAAAAACTAGAAATTAAACCAACCCCACCACTAACACCAGTGATTAAAATATCACGATTTGCTAAATTTTTAAAGTGATCCTGTAAAAATAAATAACTACTCATCGCCGTAAAACCAGCTGTACCAAACAGCATGGCCTGACGCAAAGTTAAATTATCAGGCTTTTTGACAACCCAAGC
It encodes:
- a CDS encoding YhdH/YhfP family quinone oxidoreductase — protein: MQNNTYKALVVKKRGKNFNVQIEQQSFTALAADELLIKVNYSSLNYKDCLSLTGHHGITRKYPHIPGIDVAGYVAEANSAKFKQGEEVIVTGYDLGMNISGGFAEYVKVPAAWVVKKPDNLTLRQAMLFGTAGFTAMSSYLFLQDHFKNLANRDILITGVSGGVGLISSFLLSKEKAKLTLASRNIANHPLAYLAANMLDSQTLLSEVSKPLLTRNYAAAIDNLGGLALTNIIKQLDYAGMVCACGNVAGHLLESSIYPFILRGVTLRGISSANCVYALRVRIWLEIAKFNLWAELENFITEISLAEISNKANLMLGGKHFGRFLVKL